In one window of Gemmatimonadota bacterium DNA:
- a CDS encoding phosphomannomutase/phosphoglucomutase, whose translation MNVPRSVFRQYDVRGVVGAELTPAFARALGQAYATLGWERLGRAPRLAVGRDNRPSGDALAAAVREGIAATGGTAIDVGQLPTPALYFAVHALGTDGGLQVTGSHNPPEFNGFKMVLAGDPLHGEDILRLHEIISLEGWREGVGAQGADGSILGRYRQAIVERHHLARPVRVVVDCGNGVGSLIAVSTLEALGAEVIPLFCDSDGSFPNHHPDPTVLENLRDLQSVVRRTGAELGIAFDGDADRIGAVDETGGVIYGDQLLVLYGRDAVRRFGPGAPVIFDVKCSEVLPQALAAAGARPEMWKTGHSLIKVRMKELHAPLAGEMSGHMFFGGDWFGFDDALFAAARLLEIVAAGRGGLAPLLADLPVTFATPEIRVDCPEEAKFGLVARAAKHFAARYPVNTIDGVRMTFPKGWGLVRASNTQPILVLRFEATDQAALDAYRAEVEGWLAAAGRG comes from the coding sequence TTGAACGTCCCGCGGTCCGTCTTTCGACAGTACGATGTCCGCGGGGTGGTCGGCGCCGAGCTGACCCCCGCGTTCGCCCGGGCGCTGGGGCAGGCCTACGCGACGCTCGGCTGGGAGCGCCTCGGTCGCGCGCCGCGGCTGGCCGTCGGGCGCGACAACCGGCCCTCCGGTGACGCCCTGGCCGCGGCCGTGCGCGAGGGCATCGCCGCCACCGGCGGTACCGCCATCGACGTGGGCCAGCTGCCCACCCCCGCGCTCTACTTCGCCGTGCACGCGCTCGGGACCGACGGCGGGCTCCAGGTCACCGGCTCGCACAATCCCCCCGAGTTCAACGGCTTCAAGATGGTCCTCGCGGGCGACCCGCTGCACGGCGAGGACATCCTCCGCCTGCACGAGATCATCAGCCTGGAGGGCTGGCGCGAGGGCGTCGGCGCGCAGGGCGCCGACGGCTCCATCCTCGGCCGTTACCGGCAGGCCATCGTCGAGCGCCACCACCTGGCCCGGCCGGTCCGGGTGGTGGTGGACTGCGGCAATGGCGTCGGCAGCCTCATCGCCGTGAGCACCCTCGAGGCGCTCGGCGCGGAGGTCATCCCGCTCTTCTGTGACTCCGACGGCAGCTTTCCCAACCACCACCCCGATCCGACCGTCCTCGAAAACCTGCGCGACCTGCAGTCGGTCGTGCGCCGGACCGGCGCCGAGCTGGGGATCGCCTTCGACGGCGATGCCGACCGGATCGGGGCGGTGGACGAGACCGGCGGGGTGATCTACGGCGACCAGCTCCTGGTGCTCTATGGCCGCGATGCCGTGCGCCGCTTCGGGCCCGGGGCGCCGGTGATCTTCGACGTGAAGTGTTCCGAGGTGCTGCCCCAGGCGCTGGCCGCCGCGGGGGCCCGGCCGGAGATGTGGAAGACCGGCCACTCGCTCATCAAGGTGCGGATGAAGGAGCTGCACGCGCCGCTGGCGGGCGAGATGAGCGGGCACATGTTCTTCGGGGGGGACTGGTTCGGTTTCGATGACGCGCTCTTCGCGGCCGCGCGCCTGCTCGAGATCGTCGCGGCGGGACGGGGCGGCCTGGCGCCGCTCCTGGCTGACCTCCCGGTCACCTTCGCCACGCCGGAGATCCGCGTGGACTGCCCGGAGGAGGCCAAGTTCGGCCTGGTGGCTCGCGCCGCGAAGCACTTCGCCGCCCGCTATCCGGTGAATACCATCGATGGGGTCCGGATGACCTTTCCCAAGGGATGGGGACTGGTCCGGGCCTCCAATACCCAGCCGATCCTCGTGCTCCGCTTCGAGGCCACCGACCAGGCGGCCCTCGATGCCTATCGCGCCGAGGTCGAGGGCTGGCTCGCCGCGGCGGGGCGGGGCTGA